The segment AACTCCCCTTTTGATGGCAGATTCCGATTGATTGCATAACGGGCTGTGGCACCTAAAAACCCGCCTGCGGCGACCAACAGGCTGGACAAGATCATCGTTTTTCCCCCTCTCGTTTGTCTCTGTCCGAGAGTTGAGACACCTTCCAGCCGGCCGAAGCCAACAACCAACCTCCCCAGATACTGAACAGAACATAAAGGACAGCTTTTCCCCATAAGTCCTGCTCCCACAATTGAATGGTTTCAATACTGAAAGTAGAAAAAGTAGTGAAGGATCCGATTAAGCCCGTTCCAATGGCCAGTTGGAGCCTGGGTGTGATAAGGGTACCAGCCTTTCCATTTAACCAACTGAGAATAAAACTTCCAATGTAATTAACCAGGAGTGTCCCCACCGGGAAGGAATCAGCCGGAAGGGGCTCAAAAAACAGGCTGGTATAATGGCGCAGTAAAGCTCCCGCCATTCCTGCTATTCCCACAATCCAATAATTCATGAACAGCCCTTCTTCAATATACGGGTATCTGTGTCTTCATCACCAGTCTAGTGGAGTGACAGTACAACCGTCAACTTGGAGAAATGGGCTTTTTTTTGATGGATTTATCAAAAAACTCTTGTCATTCAGGGGGAGGATTTTGTATTATAACAATAAACTAATAACGAAATCTGTTATACTACAAATTTTACTGGAAGAGAGGAGCATATGTATGAAAATCCGGGGTGAAGGTATGCGTTACCGGGGAGTCTATACGAAGGTACCCAATGACCCTTCCCGTTGGAAAAAGTGGGAATCCAAAGGGCGTGTCCTGATGGAGGATTACCGGAGGTCACACGGCGGAGAACTGTCTTCCCATTTGATCTGTCGGGAGGGGGACCAGGAATTTCCCCGATTGTTTCAGTTATTGAAAGAAAAGGGGACTGTTACGATTGAAGGTGCCCTGAAGGGATATCAGTTTACATTTATAGGGAAGAAAGGGGTATCTTCCCCTGATGAAATGTTAAACAGGGTGAAAATGAAACGGGGAGAATCTGTTT is part of the Kroppenstedtia pulmonis genome and harbors:
- the crcB gene encoding fluoride efflux transporter CrcB; the encoded protein is MNYWIVGIAGMAGALLRHYTSLFFEPLPADSFPVGTLLVNYIGSFILSWLNGKAGTLITPRLQLAIGTGLIGSFTTFSTFSIETIQLWEQDLWGKAVLYVLFSIWGGWLLASAGWKVSQLSDRDKREGEKR